One Dethiosulfovibrio faecalis genomic region harbors:
- a CDS encoding TRAP transporter large permease, with translation MTTVLICTLLAALFGSVPIFIALNGAVLICVLLFTHMPPMVIVQKAFGGIDKFALMSMPFFIFAANVMDVGGLSRRILDWTRSMVGSTRGGLAYTTQATCMVFGALCGSSPATVVAMGKLLYPELVRENYPKGFSVGLITSAGSVALIIPPSITLIIYAAATGTSVGSLFMAGISAGVVYGLASIIYIWFFSRSHNLALSAPSSRREIWEKSKQAVWSLMVPVIILGGIYMGIFTPTEAAGISVVYALFVGIFIYREITLKGLYDVCLSSAITCAQVLILVAAAQTFGWFLTVVRIPQAITSVVVSNVTSPWMFLGIVNAVLLVVGMFMEGIAAIIILAPLFFPIAMKMGIDPLHLGIVMVANLSIGNFTPPFGLNLFVASGVTGLSMSEIIPAVMRFILVSLAGVLIITYIPAISTFLPKLVYP, from the coding sequence TTGACCACTGTCTTGATATGCACCCTCCTGGCGGCACTCTTCGGCAGTGTCCCCATCTTCATAGCCCTGAACGGTGCCGTTTTGATATGCGTGCTTCTCTTCACCCATATGCCTCCTATGGTTATCGTACAGAAGGCCTTCGGTGGAATAGACAAGTTCGCTCTCATGTCCATGCCTTTTTTCATCTTCGCAGCGAACGTTATGGACGTGGGCGGACTGTCGAGGCGTATCCTCGACTGGACCAGGAGCATGGTAGGTAGCACCAGAGGCGGTCTGGCCTACACCACCCAGGCTACCTGTATGGTTTTTGGGGCCCTTTGCGGATCCAGCCCCGCCACAGTAGTGGCCATGGGGAAGCTGCTGTATCCCGAGCTGGTCAGGGAAAATTACCCTAAAGGCTTTTCCGTAGGGTTGATAACGTCGGCGGGGTCGGTTGCACTGATAATTCCTCCCAGCATAACCCTGATAATATATGCGGCCGCCACCGGTACCTCGGTGGGGTCTCTCTTCATGGCCGGAATCAGCGCCGGTGTCGTCTACGGACTTGCGAGTATAATCTATATCTGGTTTTTCTCCCGCTCTCATAATCTGGCCTTGTCCGCTCCCTCAAGCCGAAGGGAGATATGGGAAAAGAGCAAACAGGCCGTCTGGTCCCTTATGGTCCCGGTCATAATTCTAGGCGGAATATACATGGGCATATTCACCCCCACCGAGGCGGCGGGTATCTCTGTCGTGTACGCCCTTTTCGTGGGGATATTCATATACAGGGAGATAACTCTCAAAGGTCTATACGACGTATGCCTCAGCTCGGCGATTACCTGCGCTCAGGTCCTTATTCTGGTGGCTGCGGCTCAGACCTTTGGGTGGTTTCTGACAGTCGTCCGAATTCCTCAGGCTATAACCTCCGTGGTCGTCTCTAACGTGACGTCCCCCTGGATGTTTCTGGGAATAGTAAACGCCGTCTTGCTGGTGGTAGGGATGTTCATGGAGGGTATAGCCGCGATAATAATACTTGCCCCTCTGTTTTTTCCTATAGCCATGAAGATGGGAATAGATCCCCTTCACCTTGGTATAGTCATGGTGGCTAATCTCTCCATAGGGAACTTCACCCCTCCCTTCGGATTGAACCTCTTCGTCGCCAGCGGAGTTACGGGGCTTTCCATGTCGGAGATAATACCAGCGGTGATGCGGTTCATCCTGGTGAGTCTGGCGGGGGTGTTGATCATAACCTACATTCCGGCTATCTCCACTTTTCTTCCAAAACTAGTCTATCCTTGA
- a CDS encoding dihydroorotase, which produces MIRLFSGARVIDPRQGLDDISDILVRDGKIAAVGKDLASTLGRDVEKVDLRGYVVVPGLIDPHVHFRDPGQEHKETVISGCASAAAGGYTSVIAMANTSPAVDSVETLNYVLEKGKGGPVRFCSVGSVTLGLRGEELSPMDSLAEAGAVAFSDDGFSIVDSEVMYRAFEKVAELGLPISVHCEDPHLWGDRTMNRGALSDALKVKGVPKVAEEVMIQRDILLASKTKAKVHIQHVSTALGVEMIRRAKEDGIEVTAEATPHHLILTEEVVPVHGSQAKMSPPLREAMDVEALRDGLRLGIIDVIATDHAPHSEEEKGRGLLESPNGIVGLETAVPMILTELVGKGHLSINRMVEAMSCAPAGIFGLPGGSLKPGCVADMTVLDLEARWTIDADRFESKGRNTPFDGSPVVGAVIGTVLEGLMQPVANK; this is translated from the coding sequence ATGATACGTTTGTTTTCAGGGGCTAGAGTGATCGATCCCCGTCAGGGATTGGACGATATATCGGACATATTGGTGAGAGACGGAAAGATCGCAGCGGTAGGCAAGGATCTGGCCTCGACGTTGGGACGAGACGTGGAGAAGGTGGACCTGAGAGGCTACGTCGTAGTGCCTGGCCTCATAGATCCTCACGTCCATTTCAGGGACCCCGGCCAGGAACATAAAGAGACCGTCATCTCCGGTTGTGCCTCTGCCGCTGCCGGAGGCTACACCTCGGTCATAGCCATGGCAAATACATCTCCCGCTGTGGATTCGGTGGAGACCCTCAACTACGTTCTGGAGAAAGGGAAGGGGGGCCCCGTCCGGTTTTGCTCCGTAGGGTCTGTGACTTTGGGACTGAGGGGGGAGGAGCTATCCCCGATGGATAGTCTGGCCGAGGCCGGCGCGGTGGCTTTCTCCGACGACGGCTTTTCTATCGTGGACTCGGAGGTCATGTACAGGGCTTTCGAAAAGGTCGCCGAACTGGGGCTTCCCATATCGGTTCACTGCGAGGACCCTCATCTATGGGGAGACAGGACGATGAATCGGGGAGCTTTGTCGGATGCCTTGAAGGTGAAGGGCGTTCCCAAGGTGGCGGAGGAGGTCATGATCCAGAGGGATATTCTTTTGGCCTCCAAGACGAAGGCCAAGGTCCACATACAGCATGTCAGCACCGCTTTAGGGGTCGAGATGATACGTCGGGCCAAGGAGGACGGCATAGAGGTCACAGCCGAGGCGACCCCTCACCATCTAATCTTGACCGAGGAAGTCGTTCCCGTTCACGGATCTCAGGCCAAGATGAGCCCCCCTCTGAGAGAGGCCATGGACGTGGAGGCCTTGAGAGATGGTCTCAGGCTGGGGATTATAGACGTCATAGCGACGGATCACGCTCCCCACTCCGAAGAGGAAAAGGGCAGAGGGCTTCTGGAATCGCCTAACGGAATAGTAGGTCTTGAGACTGCTGTTCCCATGATCTTGACCGAGCTTGTCGGCAAGGGGCATCTTTCGATAAATCGAATGGTGGAGGCCATGTCCTGCGCTCCCGCCGGGATATTCGGCCTTCCCGGAGGTTCCCTGAAGCCTGGCTGTGTGGCGGATATGACTGTGTTGGACCTGGAGGCGAGATGGACGATAGACGCCGATCGTTTCGAGTCCAAAGGAAGAAACACCCCCTTCGACGGATCTCCGGTTGTGGGGGCGGTTATAGGGACAGTTTTAGAAGGTTTGATGCAACCGGTTGCAAATAAATAG
- a CDS encoding aspartate carbamoyltransferase catalytic subunit codes for MSWSRRNLFDLEDWDRRDFEVFLELASKHKASLDSPKRRGEILRGRTVVNLFFEPSTRTRTSFEMAEQFLGAEVINWASSGSSLSKGETLRDTAWTLKAMGIDSIVMRHGMAGFPMYLGKLLPDVSIINGGDGARSHPTQALLDLLSAYERLGGLDGVKMVVAGDVKHSRVARSVAKAFRTMGASISFSGPRSLMPSDLGSFGVSYRDNAKKAMREARIVYLLRIQRERQDQGLFPSFEEYHRFFGASREDISEGAVVMHPGPINRGVEIASDVADGPNSLILDQVRSGVAARMAVLELCLGGEAL; via the coding sequence ATGAGCTGGTCCAGAAGAAATCTTTTCGACCTGGAGGACTGGGACCGTCGTGATTTCGAGGTGTTCCTGGAGTTGGCCTCGAAGCATAAGGCATCTCTCGACTCTCCGAAGAGAAGGGGAGAGATACTGAGGGGCCGAACAGTGGTGAACCTCTTTTTCGAGCCCTCCACCAGGACGAGAACGTCTTTCGAGATGGCCGAACAGTTTCTCGGAGCGGAGGTCATAAACTGGGCGTCTTCCGGATCCAGCCTGTCCAAGGGCGAGACCCTCAGGGACACGGCCTGGACCTTGAAGGCCATGGGGATCGACTCTATAGTGATGAGACACGGGATGGCAGGTTTCCCCATGTATCTGGGAAAGCTTCTGCCGGATGTCTCGATAATCAACGGGGGAGACGGTGCGAGGAGCCATCCCACCCAGGCCCTGTTGGACCTCCTTTCCGCTTACGAGAGATTGGGCGGCCTTGACGGAGTTAAAATGGTAGTCGCAGGTGACGTCAAGCACAGCAGGGTGGCCCGAAGCGTAGCCAAGGCCTTCAGGACCATGGGAGCCTCGATCTCCTTTTCCGGTCCCAGGTCACTCATGCCCAGCGATCTAGGGTCCTTCGGGGTATCCTACAGGGATAACGCTAAGAAGGCTATGCGTGAGGCTCGGATCGTCTATCTTTTGAGAATACAGAGAGAGCGCCAGGATCAGGGCTTATTTCCGTCCTTCGAGGAATATCACCGTTTTTTCGGCGCATCCAGGGAGGACATCTCGGAAGGTGCGGTCGTAATGCATCCCGGCCCTATCAACCGGGGCGTCGAGATAGCCTCGGATGTGGCGGATGGTCCCAACAGCCTGATCCTAGATCAGGTCAGGAGCGGGGTCGCAGCCAGGATGGCCGTCCTCGAACTCTGTC
- a CDS encoding Zn-dependent hydrolase: MQSGFNLCLDAVRRINSHGRSETGGVSRIAYTEEDRLARETLVEIMHETGFQVEIDEVGNIKGTRWGSRPSAPPIAVGSHIDTVPDGGEFDGILGVAAGLGAVLDVAERCPDHVNPLQVIVFSGEESSRFGVSNVGSKAVTGYVSLKDFFDHRDDQGISIFKALRDFGLSPEKADRSRILPSDMKAFFELHIEQGPFLDQTGIDVGVVEAIAAPTRLSLEILGESAHSGACPMDMRKDALAASSEIVLAVEKLAKEESAFKTVGTVGDCKVFPGVMNVVPGRCSLKVDIRGIDGKSIGRVFDGLLKEIERISASRNVEIKKKIFSRGDPVVLDGRLRRLLGQVCEDMEIGWTDMPSGAGHDAMYVASVIPTAMVFVPCVGGISHSSEEKVEIGRIRPGYRVLAEALYRLVAKDR, translated from the coding sequence ATGCAGTCGGGGTTTAATCTTTGTCTCGATGCGGTCAGAAGGATAAACTCTCATGGCAGATCCGAGACAGGAGGGGTCTCCCGCATCGCATATACCGAGGAAGACCGTCTGGCAAGGGAGACATTGGTGGAGATAATGCACGAGACCGGTTTTCAGGTCGAGATAGACGAGGTGGGTAACATAAAGGGGACCCGTTGGGGGAGCCGTCCCAGCGCCCCTCCTATAGCAGTAGGTTCCCATATAGACACCGTGCCCGATGGAGGCGAGTTCGACGGTATCCTGGGAGTAGCGGCAGGACTGGGCGCCGTCCTCGACGTGGCGGAACGCTGTCCGGACCACGTCAACCCTCTTCAGGTGATAGTCTTTTCCGGTGAGGAATCCAGCCGTTTCGGGGTGTCGAACGTTGGCAGCAAGGCCGTTACGGGATATGTGTCCCTCAAGGATTTCTTCGATCACAGAGACGACCAGGGGATATCGATCTTCAAGGCTCTTAGAGACTTCGGCCTCTCTCCCGAAAAGGCAGATCGTTCCAGGATTTTGCCCTCGGACATGAAGGCTTTTTTCGAGCTCCACATCGAACAGGGACCGTTTCTGGACCAAACCGGCATAGACGTGGGAGTCGTGGAGGCCATCGCCGCCCCAACCAGGCTATCCCTGGAGATCCTCGGGGAATCGGCCCATTCGGGAGCCTGTCCCATGGATATGAGAAAGGATGCCCTGGCGGCGTCCTCCGAGATAGTTCTGGCGGTGGAAAAATTGGCCAAGGAGGAGTCGGCCTTCAAGACCGTCGGAACGGTCGGAGATTGTAAGGTATTCCCGGGTGTCATGAACGTGGTTCCCGGTAGATGTTCCCTTAAGGTGGACATCAGGGGTATAGACGGAAAAAGCATAGGTCGGGTTTTCGACGGACTTTTGAAGGAGATAGAGAGGATCTCCGCCTCTCGTAACGTGGAGATAAAGAAAAAGATTTTTTCGAGGGGAGATCCGGTGGTCCTGGATGGACGTTTGAGAAGGCTTCTGGGGCAGGTATGTGAGGATATGGAGATCGGATGGACCGATATGCCGAGCGGAGCGGGGCACGATGCAATGTACGTTGCGTCGGTTATACCTACTGCAATGGTATTCGTCCCCTGTGTGGGAGGGATAAGCCACAGTTCGGAGGAAAAGGTGGAGATTGGTCGTATCCGTCCGGGCTACAGGGTTCTCGCAGAGGCGTTATATCGTCTGGTGGCGAAAGATCGATAG
- a CDS encoding TRAP transporter small permease: MRILDRLEEGFCAMALLATALILFVNVTLRYVFSASTSWAEELIKYLMIWITFVGGSLCVRRGAHIRMDFLLGKLSPKSRGVVDRVIYLVSAVFCGFLAAYGVQIVSFNFRSGQVSPALEVPMWIVYSAIPIGSGLMTLRFLQRMATPSEGVN, from the coding sequence ATGAGGATTTTGGATCGTCTGGAGGAGGGTTTTTGCGCCATGGCCCTGTTGGCGACGGCTTTGATACTTTTCGTCAACGTCACCTTGCGCTACGTCTTCAGCGCCAGTACCAGCTGGGCGGAAGAGCTTATAAAGTATCTGATGATATGGATAACCTTCGTGGGAGGAAGCCTGTGCGTGAGAAGAGGAGCCCACATAAGGATGGATTTCCTGCTCGGAAAACTTTCTCCCAAGAGTAGAGGGGTGGTCGACAGGGTTATCTACCTGGTTTCCGCCGTATTTTGCGGCTTCCTGGCCGCCTATGGGGTGCAGATAGTTTCTTTCAATTTCAGGTCAGGGCAGGTGTCCCCGGCTCTGGAGGTACCTATGTGGATCGTCTACTCCGCCATTCCCATAGGATCGGGACTTATGACGTTGCGTTTTCTACAGCGGATGGCAACGCCCTCGGAAGGGGTGAACTGA
- the pyrR gene encoding bifunctional pyr operon transcriptional regulator/uracil phosphoribosyltransferase PyrR has product MKLREKAVVMTAEDMERVLRRIANEIIERNRGLQDLVILGIQRRGVYLASRIRKILLESEGVKLPKGELDITLYRDDLAVLSDEPIVHSTSIPVDVSGKTLVLVDDVLFTGRTIRAALEALMDLGRPGAVQLAILVDRGHRELPIQPDFLGKTVPTSKSEVVEVRVEELDGEDRVLICEREGLS; this is encoded by the coding sequence GTGAAGCTGAGGGAAAAAGCTGTCGTCATGACCGCGGAGGACATGGAGAGGGTGCTCCGCAGGATCGCAAACGAGATCATCGAGCGCAACCGAGGGCTTCAGGATCTGGTCATCCTGGGCATACAGAGGAGAGGGGTCTATCTGGCTTCACGTATCAGAAAGATCCTTCTCGAATCGGAGGGAGTTAAACTCCCTAAGGGAGAACTGGATATAACCCTTTACAGGGACGATCTGGCCGTTTTGTCCGACGAGCCTATCGTTCACAGCACCTCCATACCGGTGGATGTCTCCGGCAAAACACTGGTTTTGGTCGACGATGTCCTGTTTACAGGTAGGACCATAAGGGCGGCTCTCGAGGCTCTGATGGACCTGGGGCGGCCGGGGGCTGTCCAGCTGGCTATCCTGGTGGACAGAGGGCACAGAGAACTTCCCATACAGCCGGATTTCCTTGGAAAGACGGTTCCCACCTCCAAGAGCGAGGTCGTGGAGGTTCGAGTCGAGGAGCTGGACGGAGAGGATCGGGTCCTGATATGCGAGAGGGAGGGCCTGTCATGA